The following proteins are co-located in the Chryseobacterium daecheongense genome:
- a CDS encoding ZIP family metal transporter, whose amino-acid sequence MIVLLLILSVIAGVFLGKHFGKKEKLAKNLLILSAGFLITICLNEVFPQVYTSEKSNIIGIFVILGVLLQMILEALTKGFEHGHFHHHNDHNILPVALMAGLFVHAFIEGIPLGNEKEVLSPYLLGIVFHNIPISFILGAFLFNRKEGEKRSPYPTYMIIALFALASPMGMLLGNYFNPELQPYFLAIVGGIFLHISSVIIFESNKNHNIDWTKIGLVILGISLALIMHQFHSHSVISGH is encoded by the coding sequence ATCATAGTCCTTTTACTGATTTTAAGTGTAATCGCAGGAGTATTTCTTGGAAAGCATTTTGGTAAAAAAGAAAAACTGGCTAAAAATCTTTTGATTCTGAGTGCAGGGTTTCTTATTACCATCTGTTTGAACGAGGTTTTCCCACAGGTTTACACTTCAGAAAAAAGTAATATTATAGGTATTTTTGTAATTCTGGGTGTCTTATTACAAATGATTCTGGAAGCTTTAACTAAAGGGTTTGAGCATGGTCACTTTCATCATCATAATGATCATAATATACTTCCCGTTGCTTTAATGGCCGGATTGTTTGTCCATGCATTTATAGAAGGTATTCCTTTAGGAAATGAAAAAGAAGTATTATCACCCTATCTACTTGGTATCGTCTTTCATAACATTCCTATTTCATTTATTTTGGGAGCCTTTTTATTCAACAGAAAGGAGGGAGAGAAAAGATCACCGTATCCTACTTATATGATCATTGCATTATTTGCGCTCGCCTCTCCTATGGGAATGTTATTAGGAAATTATTTCAATCCGGAGTTACAGCCTTATTTTCTGGCAATTGTCGGAGGAATTTTCCTTCATATCTCATCAGTAATTATTTTTGAAAGTAATAAAAACCATAATATTGACTGGACGAAAATAGGTTTAGTAATCCTTGGTATATCACTTGCCCTGATTATGCACCAGTTTCATTCACATTCGGTGATTTCCGGTCATTAG
- a CDS encoding SusC/RagA family TonB-linked outer membrane protein, which yields MNKRTKRLTTAVSCFLLCGILSAQTNKKKDTLREKSIEDVVIVGYKTQKRSSLTAAVSIISDKKLKDANTSDVSSLLQGKAAGAQIMQGGGGPGSSATVKIRGTATINGPSQALWVVDGVMMNGTPNLDPNQIESINILKDATSTALYGSRGANGIVQVFTKSGTAGKSTMNVSVNNSFNTFNNGRFKLMDGTQLYDYFTSLKNAPSIPSELRNPGYNWLKNGTQTGVVQNYTIDFRGGSQNSRTYISGNYYDETGTVRGYDYNRLSFRINHEHTVKPWLILKPKVSLSYTSGKDRQGSLYQMYLNMPWDNPKAPDGSLINPNSYSGTWYGRDYSNYLYDLQWNYGKSNQLDLIGNFDAEIKFTDYLKFVTTNNVTYRNYDDMYYTDPRSIAGDSNKGELTESYSKDVSKFFNQMLRFDKDFGVHNVNALAAYEYNDRIYKVSRAGVYGIVPGTDVFDNGATTGRKPSGTKYDRAYNAFLFNAEYVYDKKYFIQGSLRSESSSAFGASQRNGLFYSYSLGWNIHKEKFFGVKPINEWKLRASRGLVGNTPSPNYGWQDLYALTQMYNAQIGATWYQLGNPNLTWESIYQNNIGTDIRAFDNRLTLNVDYFNNKTKDLLMLVTLPSLTGVDRQYLNVGDVRNKGWEFNVNYAVIKSENVNWDIGFNISTYNNRVLSTRNNSIQLLSNNQVAIAGNDVTSFYMRKWMGVNPDNGAGQWEVINADGTKSVTSNYNQATLQIVGAATPDYYGSFSTNLTVKRFYLNANIYFSQGGQIYNSYRELFDSDGAYPYYNQMVLKDSWNRWEKPGDIATHPVAIFNNNTLTNKPSSRYLEDASYMKLRSLRLGYNFPDSLAEKLKVSSASIYIMGENLFTITKFSGVDPEAGPADNQTTYSGTAGAIYPIPRRFSLGFTFTF from the coding sequence ATGAATAAACGAACTAAACGTTTGACAACAGCTGTGTCCTGTTTTTTATTATGCGGTATTTTATCCGCCCAAACGAATAAAAAAAAAGACACCCTGAGGGAAAAAAGTATTGAAGATGTTGTAATTGTAGGATACAAAACTCAAAAAAGATCGAGTCTTACAGCAGCTGTCTCAATTATTTCTGACAAAAAACTAAAAGATGCCAACACCTCTGATGTATCAAGTCTCTTACAAGGAAAAGCCGCAGGAGCACAAATTATGCAGGGAGGAGGCGGTCCGGGATCTTCAGCAACCGTAAAAATCAGGGGTACCGCTACCATCAACGGTCCAAGCCAGGCATTATGGGTCGTAGACGGTGTAATGATGAACGGAACTCCCAATCTGGATCCCAATCAAATCGAAAGCATCAACATTTTGAAAGATGCGACATCAACAGCCTTGTATGGTTCCAGGGGAGCAAACGGAATTGTACAGGTCTTCACAAAATCCGGAACAGCAGGAAAAAGCACGATGAATGTTTCTGTAAACAATTCTTTTAATACATTCAATAATGGACGCTTCAAGTTGATGGACGGTACCCAATTGTATGATTATTTCACTTCATTAAAAAATGCCCCTTCAATCCCTTCCGAACTCAGAAATCCTGGATATAACTGGTTGAAAAACGGCACACAGACGGGAGTAGTTCAAAACTACACCATTGATTTCAGAGGAGGCTCTCAAAATTCAAGGACGTACATTTCCGGAAACTATTATGACGAAACCGGAACTGTAAGAGGATACGACTATAACAGATTGTCATTCAGGATCAATCATGAACATACCGTAAAGCCCTGGCTGATATTAAAACCCAAAGTGAGTCTATCATATACCAGCGGAAAAGACCGTCAGGGTTCGCTGTATCAGATGTACCTCAATATGCCTTGGGATAATCCAAAAGCCCCGGATGGAAGTCTCATAAACCCTAATTCATATAGTGGAACATGGTATGGAAGAGATTACTCCAATTACCTTTACGATTTGCAATGGAACTATGGTAAAAGCAATCAGCTGGATCTGATCGGGAATTTTGATGCTGAAATTAAATTTACAGATTATTTAAAGTTTGTTACTACCAATAATGTCACCTACAGAAATTATGACGATATGTATTATACCGATCCGAGATCCATTGCGGGGGATAGTAACAAAGGTGAATTAACAGAATCCTATTCCAAAGATGTAAGCAAATTCTTTAACCAGATGTTGAGATTCGACAAAGATTTTGGAGTTCATAACGTAAATGCTTTAGCAGCCTATGAGTATAACGACAGAATATATAAGGTTTCCAGAGCCGGTGTATACGGAATTGTTCCGGGAACAGATGTCTTCGACAACGGAGCAACGACAGGAAGGAAGCCCTCAGGCACAAAGTATGACAGAGCATACAATGCATTTCTTTTCAACGCAGAATATGTATATGATAAAAAATATTTCATTCAGGGTTCTTTAAGAAGTGAATCTTCTTCTGCATTTGGTGCCAGCCAGAGAAATGGATTATTTTATTCATACAGTTTAGGATGGAATATTCACAAAGAAAAATTTTTCGGAGTAAAACCAATCAACGAATGGAAATTAAGAGCCAGCAGGGGACTTGTAGGAAATACTCCAAGTCCTAATTACGGATGGCAGGACCTCTATGCGCTGACTCAGATGTACAATGCTCAGATAGGAGCAACATGGTACCAGCTAGGCAATCCTAATCTAACCTGGGAGTCGATTTATCAGAACAATATTGGTACGGATATCCGGGCATTCGATAACCGCCTGACCCTGAACGTGGATTATTTTAATAATAAAACCAAAGATCTTCTGATGCTCGTTACCCTTCCGTCATTAACGGGAGTCGACAGACAATACCTGAATGTAGGAGACGTAAGAAATAAAGGATGGGAATTCAATGTTAATTATGCTGTCATTAAATCTGAAAATGTGAACTGGGATATTGGTTTCAATATCAGTACCTACAACAACAGGGTTCTTTCAACAAGAAACAACAGCATCCAGCTTCTATCCAATAATCAGGTCGCTATTGCCGGAAACGATGTTACTTCATTCTATATGCGAAAATGGATGGGGGTAAATCCTGATAATGGTGCCGGGCAATGGGAAGTGATTAACGCTGATGGAACCAAAAGTGTCACATCTAATTACAATCAGGCCACACTGCAGATTGTAGGCGCTGCTACACCCGATTATTATGGATCTTTCAGTACCAATCTTACTGTAAAAAGGTTTTACCTTAATGCCAATATTTATTTTTCGCAGGGAGGACAGATTTACAACTCCTACCGGGAACTGTTTGATTCTGATGGCGCTTATCCTTACTACAACCAAATGGTCCTGAAGGATAGCTGGAACAGATGGGAAAAACCTGGAGATATAGCCACACATCCTGTAGCAATTTTCAACAATAATACACTTACCAACAAGCCTTCTTCAAGGTACCTTGAAGATGCAAGCTATATGAAATTAAGATCCCTGAGGTTAGGATACAATTTTCCAGATTCTTTAGCGGAAAAACTTAAAGTCTCTTCGGCAAGTATTTATATCATGGGGGAAAATCTCTTTACCATTACTAAATTTTCCGGAGTAGATCCGGAAGCCGGACCTGCAGATAACCAAACTACCTATTCCGGAACAGCAGGCGCAATTTATCCTATCCCAAGAAGATTTTCTCTTGGTTTCACCTTCACCTTTTAA
- a CDS encoding class I SAM-dependent RNA methyltransferase, with translation MDIENIKIQIKTFFGLEQILAEEIKKLGGRNVEVKNRAVNCEGDLGFLYKINYSARTALKILVPVFEFKAFNQHQFYDKLFKLEWEQFMDVDQSFAIDATVNSETFKHSQFVTLKMKDAIVDYFQEKFKKRPNVEPKSPDIKFHLHIDRELVTISLDSSGDPLFKRGYRKEQGEAPINEVLASGMLQLAGWDGKGNFLDPMCGSGTLLIEAAMIAMDLPAQIFRKRFAFQNWNNYDNDLFTKIKEFRINRVKEFQGKIVGYDIDGRMLNAARTNIESAEMEDVIEVKRQNFFESKKELFPLLMVFNPPYDERISINDDEFYKKIGDTFKTHYPNTLAWLISSDLEAVKKIGLRPSRKIKLFNGKLETRFLQYEMYEGTKKVHKLENQ, from the coding sequence ATGGACATAGAAAATATAAAAATTCAGATAAAAACTTTCTTCGGATTGGAGCAGATCTTAGCTGAAGAGATTAAAAAATTAGGAGGACGAAATGTTGAAGTTAAAAACCGCGCGGTAAACTGTGAAGGAGATTTAGGTTTTCTTTATAAAATCAATTACTCGGCAAGAACGGCATTGAAGATCCTGGTACCGGTTTTTGAATTCAAGGCTTTTAATCAGCATCAGTTTTATGACAAGCTTTTTAAGCTGGAATGGGAGCAGTTTATGGATGTGGATCAATCATTTGCAATTGACGCTACCGTAAATTCAGAGACCTTTAAGCATTCACAATTTGTTACATTAAAAATGAAGGATGCTATTGTGGATTACTTTCAGGAAAAATTCAAAAAGCGCCCTAATGTGGAGCCTAAAAGTCCTGATATCAAGTTTCATTTGCATATCGACAGGGAGTTAGTAACAATTTCTCTGGATTCTTCAGGTGATCCTTTATTCAAAAGAGGATACAGAAAAGAACAGGGTGAGGCACCTATTAATGAGGTATTGGCAAGTGGAATGCTTCAGCTTGCCGGATGGGACGGAAAAGGAAATTTTCTGGATCCGATGTGTGGCTCAGGAACTCTTCTGATCGAAGCAGCAATGATTGCTATGGATCTTCCTGCACAGATTTTCAGGAAAAGATTTGCGTTCCAAAACTGGAATAATTATGATAATGATCTTTTTACCAAGATCAAGGAATTCAGAATCAATAGAGTGAAAGAATTTCAGGGTAAAATTGTAGGGTACGATATAGACGGGAGAATGCTTAACGCTGCCCGTACCAATATCGAGTCGGCTGAAATGGAAGATGTAATTGAAGTTAAGAGGCAAAACTTTTTTGAGTCTAAAAAAGAACTTTTCCCTTTATTAATGGTTTTCAATCCACCATATGATGAAAGAATCTCTATTAATGATGATGAGTTTTACAAGAAAATCGGAGATACTTTTAAAACCCATTACCCGAATACTTTAGCCTGGCTGATTTCTTCAGACCTTGAAGCGGTAAAGAAAATAGGACTTCGTCCTTCCAGAAAGATTAAGCTCTTCAACGGAAAACTGGAGACAAGATTTTTACAATACGAAATGTACGAGGGAACTAAAAAGGTACATAAACTGGAAAATCAATAA
- a CDS encoding methyltransferase domain-containing protein, whose amino-acid sequence MEWFESWFDTPYYHLLYSNRDYTEAENFITKLTQSLQLPPSSKIIDLACGKGRHSVFLNKLGYDVLGLDLSRQSIEFDKQFENQTLIFDVHDMRNPIDADPVDAVFNLFTSFGYFDQESDDKKVFQSVYSVLKPGGYFVLDYLNEEYVRSKIVPESVINRGDIDFKICKKIEGRHIIKDIRFESKGKPYHFFEKVKLHTLEEINSYASECGFERLKIWGDYQLNSFNKETSPRCINLFKKKS is encoded by the coding sequence ATGGAATGGTTTGAATCTTGGTTTGATACCCCTTATTATCATTTACTTTATAGCAACAGGGACTATACGGAAGCTGAAAACTTTATTACAAAGCTTACTCAAAGTCTTCAGCTGCCGCCTTCTTCTAAAATTATTGACCTTGCCTGCGGAAAAGGAAGACATTCCGTATTCCTTAATAAATTGGGATATGATGTCTTGGGGCTTGATTTATCAAGACAAAGTATTGAGTTTGATAAGCAGTTTGAAAACCAAACCCTTATTTTCGATGTTCATGACATGCGAAACCCTATCGATGCAGATCCTGTGGATGCCGTTTTTAATCTTTTTACGAGTTTCGGATATTTTGACCAGGAAAGTGATGATAAAAAAGTTTTCCAATCCGTTTATTCTGTTTTAAAGCCTGGAGGCTATTTTGTTCTTGATTATCTGAACGAAGAGTACGTAAGAAGTAAAATTGTTCCGGAATCAGTCATCAACCGCGGTGATATCGATTTTAAAATCTGCAAAAAAATTGAAGGAAGACATATTATCAAAGACATCCGGTTTGAATCTAAAGGAAAGCCTTATCATTTTTTTGAGAAGGTAAAGCTACATACACTGGAAGAAATCAATTCCTACGCTTCAGAATGTGGCTTTGAACGATTGAAAATCTGGGGTGATTATCAATTGAATAGCTTTAATAAAGAAACGTCACCACGCTGTATCAATTTATTTAAGAAAAAATCATGA
- a CDS encoding nuclear transport factor 2 family protein, with protein MRNYILTLFILIFTLTTIPGQNTETLMKEGVKSDSLFWVAYNKCNVIEMMRFIPADVEFYHDKGGITKGDEALKITFQKNLCGNKDFHLRREAIDKTVRVFPMKKDDKLYGLIISGDHYFYINETGKKEFRDGLAKFTDLWILENGKWKMSRVLSYDHGPAPYQNERKEIPLKDQILKTYQGNYNSRKNGIISVEPKNSILNLTVGGKTLLLYPETENRFFTKEKDLVFEFVKEKNKIIKMNVYENGNLIEEDYFTK; from the coding sequence ATGAGAAATTATATCCTAACATTATTTATTTTAATATTTACGTTGACGACAATTCCCGGTCAAAATACTGAAACTTTAATGAAGGAAGGGGTAAAAAGTGATAGCTTGTTCTGGGTAGCCTACAACAAATGCAATGTGATTGAAATGATGCGTTTTATTCCTGCTGATGTTGAATTCTATCACGATAAGGGAGGAATAACAAAAGGGGACGAAGCATTAAAAATCACATTCCAGAAAAACCTTTGTGGAAATAAGGATTTCCATTTAAGGAGAGAAGCAATTGATAAGACTGTCAGGGTTTTCCCAATGAAAAAAGACGATAAGCTGTACGGTTTAATTATTTCCGGTGATCATTATTTCTACATCAATGAAACGGGTAAAAAAGAATTTAGGGATGGTTTGGCCAAGTTCACTGATCTTTGGATTTTAGAGAACGGAAAATGGAAAATGTCCAGGGTTTTAAGTTATGACCACGGCCCGGCACCATACCAAAATGAAAGAAAGGAAATACCTTTAAAGGATCAAATTCTGAAAACCTATCAAGGTAATTACAATAGCAGGAAAAACGGAATTATTAGCGTTGAACCCAAAAATTCCATCCTGAATCTGACCGTTGGAGGTAAAACGCTTTTACTTTATCCGGAAACAGAAAACAGGTTCTTTACAAAAGAAAAGGATCTTGTGTTTGAATTTGTAAAAGAAAAAAATAAGATCATAAAAATGAATGTTTATGAAAACGGGAATCTTATCGAAGAAGATTATTTTACGAAATAA